From a region of the Streptomyces venezuelae genome:
- the hypD gene encoding hydrogenase formation protein HypD — MKYIEEFQDPALARRLLDDIHATVTRPWALMEVCGGQTHTIIRHGIDQLLPSQVELIHGPGCPVCVTPLEVIDKALEIASRPDVIFCSFGDMLRVPGTGRDLFQVRSEGGDVRVVYSPLDALRIAQENPKRQVVFFGIGFETTAPPNAMTVHQAKKLGIPNFSLLVSHVRVPPAIEAIMQSPSCRVQGFLAAGHVCSVMGVREYPELAARHRVPIVVTGFEPLDILEGVRRAVRQLERGEHTVDNAYARAVRPEGNPAALAMLEDVFEVTDRAWRGIGVIPDSGWRLSERYRDFDAEHRFSVTGINTREPAECRSGEVLQGLLKPHECEAFGTLCTPRSPLGATMVSSEGACAAYYLYRRLELGAVPAAATAPTAASAPLEASPVV, encoded by the coding sequence GTGAAGTACATCGAGGAGTTCCAGGACCCCGCCCTCGCCCGCCGGCTTCTGGACGACATCCACGCCACCGTGACCCGCCCGTGGGCCCTGATGGAGGTCTGCGGCGGCCAGACCCACACCATCATCCGGCACGGGATCGACCAACTCCTGCCGTCACAGGTGGAGTTGATCCACGGGCCGGGCTGTCCGGTGTGCGTCACCCCGCTGGAGGTCATCGACAAGGCGCTGGAGATCGCCTCCCGGCCCGATGTGATCTTCTGCTCCTTCGGGGACATGCTCCGGGTGCCCGGGACCGGTCGCGACCTGTTCCAGGTGCGCAGCGAGGGCGGCGACGTACGCGTCGTCTACTCCCCGCTCGACGCCCTGCGGATCGCCCAGGAGAATCCGAAGCGCCAGGTGGTGTTCTTCGGCATCGGCTTCGAGACCACGGCGCCGCCCAACGCCATGACGGTCCACCAGGCGAAGAAGCTGGGCATCCCCAACTTCAGCCTGCTGGTCTCCCACGTCCGGGTTCCCCCGGCGATCGAGGCGATCATGCAGTCGCCGAGCTGCCGGGTCCAGGGGTTCCTCGCCGCCGGGCACGTGTGCAGCGTGATGGGCGTGCGCGAGTACCCCGAACTGGCGGCCCGCCACCGGGTGCCGATCGTGGTGACGGGTTTCGAGCCGCTCGACATCCTGGAGGGCGTGCGCCGGGCCGTGCGGCAGCTGGAACGCGGCGAACACACGGTCGACAACGCCTACGCCCGAGCCGTGCGTCCCGAGGGCAACCCGGCCGCCCTCGCCATGCTGGAGGACGTCTTCGAGGTCACCGACCGGGCCTGGCGGGGCATCGGCGTCATCCCCGACAGCGGCTGGCGGCTGTCCGAGCGCTACCGCGACTTCGACGCCGAGCACCGCTTCTCGGTCACCGGCATCAACACCCGCGAACCGGCCGAGTGCCGCAGCGGCGAGGTGCTCCAGGGACTGCTCAAACCGCACGAGTGCGAGGCCTTCGGCACCCTGTGCACCCCGCGCAGCCCGCTCGGCGCCACCATGGTCTCCAGCGAGGGCGCCTGCGCCGCGTACTACCTCTACCGGAGGCTGGAACTGGGCGCGGTGCCCGCCGCCGCGACCGCCCCGACCGCTGCGAGCGCCCCGCTGGAGGCGAGCCCCGTTGTCTGA
- the hypE gene encoding hydrogenase expression/formation protein HypE codes for MSDTALDITGWTCPAPLRDRPRVVMGHGGGGALSAELVQHLFAPAFGGDVLAQLGDSAAVSLGGVRLAFSTDSYVVRPLFFPGGSIGDLAVNGTVNDLAMSGAEAAYLSCGFILEEGVELPVVARVAEAMGAAARAAGVEIATGDTKVVEAGHGDGIYVNTAGIGIIPDGVDLRPQRVVPGDVVIVSGEIGLHGVAIMSVREGLEFGVDIQSDCAALGGLVRTMLAVTPDLHVLRDPTRGGLAAALNEIAAASGTGVVVDEGRVPVPAPVANACAILGLDPLYVANEGKLVAFVPREHADAVLDAMRAHPLGRHAAVIGEAVDAHPGLVVARTALGGTRVVDLPIGEQLPRIC; via the coding sequence TTGTCTGACACCGCACTCGACATCACGGGCTGGACCTGCCCGGCCCCGCTGCGCGACCGCCCCCGTGTGGTCATGGGGCACGGCGGCGGGGGCGCCCTCTCCGCCGAGCTCGTCCAGCACCTCTTCGCCCCCGCCTTCGGCGGTGACGTGCTCGCCCAGCTCGGGGACTCCGCTGCCGTCTCCCTGGGCGGGGTCCGGCTGGCCTTCTCCACCGACTCCTACGTCGTGCGGCCGCTGTTCTTCCCCGGCGGCTCCATCGGCGACCTCGCGGTCAACGGCACGGTCAACGACCTGGCCATGAGCGGCGCCGAAGCGGCGTACCTCTCCTGCGGGTTCATCCTGGAGGAGGGCGTCGAGCTGCCGGTGGTGGCGCGCGTGGCCGAGGCCATGGGCGCGGCCGCCCGCGCCGCGGGCGTGGAGATCGCGACCGGCGACACCAAGGTCGTGGAGGCGGGCCACGGGGACGGCATCTACGTCAACACCGCGGGCATCGGGATCATCCCCGACGGGGTGGACCTGCGCCCGCAGCGCGTCGTACCCGGTGACGTCGTCATCGTCAGCGGTGAGATCGGGCTCCACGGCGTGGCGATCATGAGCGTCCGCGAGGGGCTCGAATTCGGGGTCGACATCCAGAGCGACTGCGCGGCCCTGGGCGGCCTCGTACGGACCATGCTCGCGGTCACCCCGGACCTCCATGTCCTGCGCGACCCCACCCGGGGCGGCCTGGCCGCCGCCCTGAACGAGATCGCGGCCGCCTCGGGCACCGGTGTCGTCGTCGACGAGGGCCGCGTCCCGGTCCCGGCGCCCGTCGCGAACGCCTGCGCGATCCTCGGGCTCGACCCGCTCTACGTGGCCAACGAGGGCAAGCTGGTCGCCTTCGTGCCCCGCGAGCACGCAGACGCCGTCCTCGACGCCATGCGCGCCCATCCGCTGGGCCGTCACGCGGCGGTGATCGGTGAGGCGGTCGACGCCCATCCGGGCCTGGTCGTGGCCCGCACCGCCCTCGGCGGCACCCGCGTGGTCGACCTGCCGATCGGGGAGCAGCTGCCGCGCATCTGCTGA
- a CDS encoding cation:proton antiporter codes for MHSAVFLIEFGAIILGLGLLGRLAGRFRFSPIPLYLLAGLAFGTGGLLPMGASEEFVAIGAEIGVILLLLMLGLEYTATDLVSNLRTQYPAGLVDFTLNAVPGAVAALLMGWGPVAAVVLAGVTWISSSGVIAKVMGDLGRLGNRETPVILSVLVLEDLAMAVYLPIVTALLAGVGLAAGSLTLAIALGVAGAVLFVAVRYGRLISRFVSSDDPEKLLLVVLGLTLLVAGIAQQLQVSAAVGAFLVGIALSGEVAEGTHTLLSPLRDLFAAVFFVFFGLHTDPASIPPVLLPALALALVTAGTKIATGYWAAKRAGVGVKGRWRAGGTLVARGEFSIVIAGLAVTAGIEPALGPLATAYVLILVVIGPLTARYTEPLAARFRARRAVDTPLLAAVPSPARSPEAAAEPAPDQDPAGRP; via the coding sequence GTGCACTCCGCCGTCTTCCTGATCGAGTTCGGTGCGATCATCCTGGGCCTGGGCCTGCTGGGCAGGCTCGCCGGACGTTTCCGCTTCTCCCCGATCCCCCTGTACCTGCTGGCCGGTCTGGCCTTCGGCACGGGCGGACTGCTGCCGATGGGCGCGAGCGAGGAGTTCGTGGCGATCGGCGCCGAGATCGGCGTCATCCTGCTGCTGCTGATGCTGGGGCTGGAGTACACGGCCACGGACCTGGTCTCCAACCTGCGTACCCAGTACCCGGCCGGGCTGGTCGACTTCACCCTGAACGCCGTACCCGGTGCGGTCGCCGCGCTGCTGATGGGCTGGGGGCCGGTGGCCGCGGTGGTCCTGGCGGGGGTCACCTGGATCTCCTCCTCCGGTGTCATCGCCAAGGTGATGGGCGACCTGGGGCGGCTCGGCAACCGTGAGACCCCGGTGATCCTCAGCGTCCTGGTCCTGGAGGACCTGGCGATGGCGGTCTATCTGCCCATCGTCACCGCGCTGCTGGCCGGGGTCGGTCTGGCGGCGGGCAGCCTGACCCTGGCGATCGCCCTCGGGGTGGCGGGCGCGGTGCTGTTCGTCGCCGTCCGCTACGGCCGGCTCATCTCCCGGTTCGTGTCCAGCGACGACCCGGAGAAGCTGCTCCTGGTCGTCCTCGGCCTGACGCTGCTGGTCGCGGGCATCGCCCAGCAGTTGCAGGTGTCCGCCGCGGTCGGCGCGTTCCTGGTCGGCATCGCCCTGTCGGGTGAGGTGGCCGAGGGCACGCACACCCTGCTCAGCCCGCTCCGGGACCTGTTCGCCGCGGTGTTCTTCGTCTTCTTCGGCCTGCACACCGACCCGGCGAGCATCCCGCCCGTGCTGCTGCCGGCGCTCGCGCTGGCCCTGGTCACCGCCGGCACGAAGATCGCCACCGGGTACTGGGCCGCCAAGCGCGCCGGGGTCGGGGTCAAGGGCCGCTGGCGGGCCGGCGGGACCCTCGTCGCCCGCGGCGAGTTCTCCATCGTGATCGCCGGTCTCGCCGTCACCGCGGGCATCGAACCGGCTCTCGGGCCGCTGGCCACCGCCTACGTGCTCATCCTCGTGGTGATCGGCCCGCTCACCGCCCGCTACACGGAGCCGCTGGCCGCCCGGTTCCGGGCGCGGCGCGCCGTGGACACCCCGCTGCTCGCGGCCGTCCCCTCCCCCGCGAGGTCGCCGGAGGCCGCCGCGGAGCCGGCTCCCGACCAGGATCCCGCCGGGCGGCCGTAG
- a CDS encoding cation:proton antiporter regulatory subunit encodes MSTTPLPGIGVQYDLTTREHRHLSVIAHRDGTRTVNIYRADDPDACAQSLHLTAAETTSLIDALMPAHHSPNLLHTTDLGLVAERIELSAHSYWNGRLLGETRMRTETGVSIVAVLRRAEARPSPAPDFRLAGGDTLIVIGTREGVDAAASILGRE; translated from the coding sequence ATGAGCACCACGCCACTGCCCGGCATCGGGGTCCAGTACGACCTCACCACCCGCGAGCACCGCCACCTGTCGGTGATCGCCCACCGCGACGGGACCCGTACGGTGAACATCTACCGCGCCGACGATCCCGACGCGTGTGCCCAGTCCCTGCACCTGACCGCGGCGGAGACCACCTCGCTGATCGACGCCCTGATGCCCGCCCACCACAGCCCCAACCTGCTGCACACCACCGACCTCGGGCTGGTCGCCGAACGCATCGAGCTGTCCGCGCACTCGTACTGGAACGGCCGGCTGCTGGGCGAGACCCGGATGCGGACGGAGACCGGGGTCTCGATCGTGGCGGTGCTGCGCCGGGCCGAGGCCCGCCCCTCCCCCGCACCCGACTTCCGCCTGGCCGGCGGGGACACCCTCATCGTGATCGGCACCCGCGAGGGCGTCGACGCGGCCGCCTCCATACTCGGACGGGAGTGA
- a CDS encoding sensor histidine kinase, producing the protein MSLYWRIFLLNAAVLVTAVLLLFGPVTVSTPVLFGEAVVLLAGLAAMLIANAALLRIGLAPLGRLTRAMSAVDLLRPGGRARVEGPAEVAELTTSFNAMLGRLEAERAGSSARALSAQEAERRRIAQELHDEVGQTLTAVLLQLKHAADRAPAPLREELRQVQETTRTSLDEIRRIARRLRPGVLEELGLHSAVRALTAEFTSGSLTVRHVIGPQVPPLDEAAELVVYRVAQEALTNAARHAGASEVEVHLSARPGGAVRLLVRDDGRGIGSAAEGAGIQGMRERALLIGADLTLGSGPQGGTDVRLDVPAPTTAAIATTEGTS; encoded by the coding sequence GTGTCGCTGTACTGGCGGATCTTCCTGCTCAACGCGGCCGTCCTCGTCACCGCCGTCCTGCTGCTGTTCGGCCCGGTCACCGTCTCCACCCCGGTCCTCTTCGGCGAGGCCGTGGTGCTGCTCGCCGGGCTGGCCGCCATGCTGATCGCCAACGCCGCCCTGCTCCGCATCGGTCTGGCACCGCTCGGCCGGCTGACCCGCGCGATGAGCGCCGTGGACCTGCTGCGGCCCGGCGGCCGGGCCCGGGTGGAAGGCCCCGCCGAAGTGGCCGAGCTGACCACCTCCTTCAACGCCATGCTGGGCCGGCTGGAGGCCGAGCGGGCCGGCAGCAGCGCCCGCGCCCTCTCCGCGCAGGAGGCCGAACGACGGCGCATCGCCCAGGAACTCCACGACGAGGTCGGCCAGACCCTCACCGCGGTCCTGCTCCAGCTCAAGCACGCCGCCGACCGCGCCCCGGCCCCCTTGCGGGAGGAACTCCGCCAGGTGCAGGAGACGACCCGCACCAGCCTGGACGAGATCCGCCGCATCGCCCGCAGGCTGCGCCCGGGGGTCCTGGAGGAGCTCGGGCTGCACAGCGCCGTGCGCGCGCTGACGGCCGAGTTCACCAGCGGGTCGCTGACCGTACGGCACGTCATCGGCCCCCAGGTACCCCCGCTGGACGAAGCGGCGGAACTCGTCGTCTACCGGGTCGCCCAGGAGGCCCTGACCAACGCCGCCCGGCACGCGGGCGCGAGCGAGGTCGAGGTACACCTGTCGGCCCGGCCCGGCGGGGCGGTCCGGCTGCTGGTACGGGACGACGGCCGGGGCATCGGCTCCGCGGCCGAGGGCGCGGGGATCCAGGGCATGCGGGAACGGGCCCTGCTGATCGGCGCGGACCTCACCCTCGGGAGCGGCCCGCAGGGCGGCACCGACGTACGGCTGGACGTACCGGCCCCGACCACCGCCGCCATCGCGACCACGGAGGGCACGAGTTGA
- a CDS encoding response regulator: MTTPQRPPTRVLLADDHALVRRGVRLILDAEPDLTVVAEAGDGAEAVALARSGEVDLAVLDVAMPRMTGLQAARELSRLRPELRILILTMYDNEQYFFEALKAGAAGYVPKSVADRDLVEACRAAIRDEPFIYPGAETTLIRNYLDRARQGDPLPARAITEREEEILKLVAEGHSSKEIGDLLVISAKTVERHRANLLQKLGMRDRLELTRYAIRVGLIEP, encoded by the coding sequence TTGACCACACCGCAAAGGCCGCCGACCCGTGTCCTGCTCGCCGACGACCATGCCCTCGTACGGCGCGGGGTCCGGCTCATCCTCGACGCCGAACCGGACCTCACGGTGGTCGCCGAGGCCGGGGACGGGGCGGAGGCCGTCGCCCTGGCCCGGTCCGGGGAGGTGGACCTCGCCGTCCTCGACGTCGCCATGCCCCGGATGACCGGCCTGCAGGCCGCACGGGAACTCTCGCGGCTGCGGCCGGAGCTGCGCATCCTCATCCTGACCATGTACGACAACGAGCAGTACTTCTTCGAGGCGCTCAAGGCGGGGGCCGCCGGCTACGTCCCCAAGTCGGTCGCCGACCGCGACCTGGTCGAGGCGTGCCGGGCGGCGATCCGGGACGAGCCGTTCATCTACCCGGGCGCCGAGACCACCCTCATCCGCAACTACCTGGACCGGGCGCGCCAGGGCGATCCGCTGCCCGCCCGGGCGATCACCGAGCGCGAGGAGGAGATCCTCAAGCTCGTCGCGGAAGGCCACTCCTCGAAGGAGATCGGCGACCTCCTCGTCATCAGCGCCAAGACGGTGGAGCGCCACCGCGCCAACCTGCTCCAGAAGCTGGGGATGCGCGACCGGCTGGAGCTGACGCGGTACGCGATCCGGGTCGGGCTCATCGAGCCGTAG
- a CDS encoding peptidoglycan DD-metalloendopeptidase family protein, producing MLRYPRRLRAVVLTCLAGLVLAGAPTPASGSGSASTPVSVPAPVPAAAKPLFQLPFPCGTTWQLNTWGHDPALDMVVEGNTGSDGLPVLPSAAGTVSATYWTGGSGNTIQISHGNGWFTAYYHLKDDPAAYVKKGDAVQPSTRIGRIGTSGASTWSHLHYEQRYLASGDFTDESHRVPAHFDGAEYSGTAKEWPSVTSRNCAGTPPPAWQDCPAGHVCFYSGADGTGTVCRSASDEPRSTCGLRRSFFNNGTPQPGYDHVQVYFREGGSACLHRGWDEGRGNLPAGGRTIERFQWRGEC from the coding sequence GTGCTGCGATATCCGAGAAGGCTGCGGGCGGTGGTGCTGACGTGTCTGGCGGGACTGGTGCTGGCGGGTGCGCCCACGCCTGCCTCCGGCTCCGGCTCCGCCTCCACCCCCGTGTCCGTACCCGCCCCGGTCCCGGCCGCGGCGAAGCCGCTGTTCCAGCTGCCGTTCCCGTGCGGGACCACCTGGCAGCTGAACACCTGGGGCCACGATCCGGCGCTGGACATGGTGGTGGAGGGCAACACCGGATCCGACGGACTGCCGGTCCTGCCGTCCGCCGCGGGCACGGTGTCCGCCACGTACTGGACGGGTGGTTCAGGCAACACCATCCAGATCAGCCACGGCAACGGCTGGTTCACGGCGTACTACCACCTGAAGGACGACCCGGCGGCCTACGTCAAGAAGGGCGACGCCGTCCAGCCGTCCACCCGCATCGGCCGGATCGGCACCTCGGGCGCCTCCACCTGGTCCCACCTGCACTACGAACAGCGCTACCTGGCGTCGGGCGACTTCACCGACGAGAGCCACCGGGTCCCGGCCCACTTCGACGGGGCCGAGTACTCGGGAACGGCGAAGGAGTGGCCGAGCGTCACCAGCCGCAACTGCGCCGGAACCCCGCCCCCCGCCTGGCAGGACTGCCCGGCCGGCCACGTCTGCTTCTACTCCGGGGCCGACGGCACGGGCACCGTCTGCCGCTCAGCCTCCGACGAGCCCCGGAGCACGTGCGGGCTGCGCAGGTCCTTCTTCAACAACGGCACGCCGCAGCCGGGTTACGACCACGTGCAGGTGTACTTCCGGGAGGGAGGCAGCGCCTGCCTGCACCGGGGCTGGGACGAGGGGCGCGGGAACCTGCCCGCAGGGGGCCGGACCATCGAACGCTTCCAGTGGCGAGGAGAGTGCTGA
- a CDS encoding FHA domain-containing protein, whose amino-acid sequence MNSIIVVPGPTMSPAAQIRLAPGQTLRFGREPLGHSGTGGRGNGPHSLHGPHALHVPHAGVSRAAGEITATATYWSLSNFSRSATYVVENPEGAGEHIKIGPGRLDAPVPFEFARLVLPAGSELLTLDVWAPRHDYADRDDPGEPDGEPTALPFPLDRSSRYFLVLTALCEPRLRGAPHAPLPTVEQVVERLKPSWPAANRAAVQWNIDYLAVKLRLKPGPDTVDPGPRLVGKKETLVSLALRFDLVREADLAALPAAPTGTAR is encoded by the coding sequence GTGAACAGCATCATCGTGGTTCCGGGGCCCACCATGTCCCCGGCCGCACAGATCCGCCTGGCACCGGGGCAGACCCTCCGGTTCGGCCGCGAACCCCTCGGCCACTCCGGCACCGGTGGTCGTGGCAACGGCCCGCACTCCCTCCACGGCCCTCACGCCCTCCACGTCCCGCACGCCGGCGTCTCGCGTGCGGCGGGGGAGATCACCGCCACGGCCACGTACTGGTCGCTCAGCAACTTCTCCCGCTCGGCGACCTACGTCGTCGAGAACCCGGAAGGCGCGGGCGAGCACATCAAGATCGGCCCCGGCCGGCTGGACGCACCCGTCCCGTTCGAATTCGCGCGGCTCGTCCTGCCGGCCGGCTCCGAACTGCTCACCCTGGACGTCTGGGCGCCGCGCCACGACTACGCCGACCGGGACGATCCCGGCGAGCCCGACGGCGAGCCGACCGCACTCCCCTTCCCGCTCGACCGCTCCAGCCGGTACTTCCTGGTCCTCACCGCGCTCTGCGAACCGAGGCTGCGCGGCGCACCGCACGCCCCGCTGCCCACGGTCGAGCAGGTGGTCGAACGGCTGAAGCCGTCCTGGCCCGCCGCCAACCGCGCCGCCGTGCAGTGGAACATCGACTACCTCGCGGTCAAACTGCGCCTCAAGCCCGGCCCCGACACGGTGGACCCGGGACCACGGCTGGTCGGCAAGAAGGAGACCCTGGTCTCGCTGGCCCTGCGCTTCGACCTCGTCCGCGAGGCGGACCTGGCGGCCCTGCCGGCCGCCCCGACCGGTACCGCCCGCTGA
- a CDS encoding serine/threonine-protein kinase — MSGRAGHSGALDVPPGYRVGPWVVGHLLGAGAFGSVYAALRAAPEPRLPGRAALKFLPTGTRTPRRLRHLAELAERETELLRRVRTPRLIRLYEVLTVDDPDRPELDGATVLVLEEARGSLDALLADGVPPPTGPALLAQVCEGLDQLHRAGWVHGDLKPGNVLLMADGTARLGDFNMAAELEGTHAYSPAFATPDYTPPDLLWSEVGERGTKIRPTADIWAFGVLAHVVLTGALPLPGGTPAARRDAALRYARGEEELRLSPELPEHWRDVVRDCLARRHEDRAAHTAASLLRRVEAAAAPAPSRPARRVPGPGRRRRRLIAAGTAALAAGLGAVWASGLFHLGDSAGVLGYDRCWRGAVCFFSEEDGRGEMCSWVDGGSDWIDGPAPCPWTARSAPRSVFNNGFDLTQGATKVDVLYYGRADQQEPLGCVKVRTRTNLSGAVRPRSHAWVPNC; from the coding sequence CTGAGCGGGCGAGCCGGACACTCCGGCGCCCTCGACGTCCCGCCCGGCTACCGCGTCGGGCCCTGGGTCGTCGGGCACCTGCTGGGGGCCGGTGCCTTCGGCAGCGTGTACGCGGCCCTGCGCGCCGCACCCGAGCCGCGCCTGCCCGGCCGGGCCGCGCTCAAGTTCCTGCCGACCGGCACCCGTACCCCGCGCCGGTTACGGCACCTGGCCGAGCTCGCCGAGCGCGAGACCGAGTTGCTGCGCCGGGTGCGCACACCCCGGCTGATCAGGCTGTACGAGGTGCTCACGGTCGACGACCCCGACCGGCCCGAACTCGACGGCGCCACCGTCCTCGTCCTGGAGGAGGCGCGGGGCTCCCTGGACGCCCTGCTCGCCGACGGAGTGCCACCACCGACCGGGCCCGCCCTGCTCGCCCAGGTCTGCGAGGGGCTCGACCAACTGCACCGCGCGGGCTGGGTCCACGGCGACCTCAAGCCGGGCAACGTCCTGCTGATGGCCGACGGCACGGCGCGGCTGGGCGACTTCAACATGGCCGCGGAACTGGAGGGCACCCACGCCTACTCCCCGGCCTTCGCCACCCCCGACTACACCCCGCCGGACCTGCTCTGGTCGGAAGTCGGCGAACGCGGTACGAAGATCCGCCCGACGGCCGACATCTGGGCCTTCGGCGTTCTGGCCCACGTCGTCCTGACCGGGGCACTCCCGCTGCCCGGCGGCACCCCCGCCGCCCGCCGGGACGCCGCCCTGCGCTACGCCCGGGGCGAGGAGGAGCTGCGGCTGTCACCGGAACTCCCGGAGCACTGGCGGGACGTCGTCCGCGACTGCCTGGCCCGAAGACACGAGGACCGGGCCGCGCACACAGCGGCGTCGCTGCTGCGCCGGGTGGAGGCGGCGGCCGCTCCCGCACCCTCCCGACCGGCCCGGCGTGTCCCCGGACCGGGCCGCCGGCGCCGCCGGCTGATCGCGGCCGGTACGGCGGCGCTCGCCGCCGGCCTGGGCGCCGTATGGGCTTCGGGTCTGTTCCACCTCGGGGACTCCGCCGGGGTGCTGGGGTACGACCGATGCTGGCGCGGGGCGGTCTGCTTCTTCTCCGAGGAGGACGGCCGGGGAGAGATGTGCTCCTGGGTCGACGGCGGATCGGACTGGATCGACGGCCCGGCCCCCTGCCCCTGGACGGCCCGCAGCGCGCCCCGCTCCGTCTTCAACAACGGCTTCGACCTCACCCAGGGGGCGACCAAGGTCGACGTCCTCTACTACGGCCGGGCCGACCAGCAGGAGCCGCTGGGCTGCGTGAAGGTGCGTACGAGGACCAACCTGAGCGGCGCCGTCCGCCCGCGCTCCCACGCATGGGTGCCGAACTGCTGA
- a CDS encoding putative T7SS-secreted protein: protein MTDWGGLLDKGLQKLDDGWEETKKVVGQGVDKATDGIGAGLEYVGADDWADKVEDWGDDVASGLGASVGEQQLGQSEQADELVHGKPVKIRESAKHLSDFQGAFDRVGQGMRALDSGHWKGQAADAFRKKFAMHPVDWLHASDACEAAAGALTRYAETVEWAQKQAQQAIDLYKAAVRAAKEAHEGYAAKVETYNAAAKAGRDPGPEPQKPVDVGKADGTRAHEILNEARRQRDEAAANVAKALDAALEHAPKEPSATDRALAGIADYYGGQAVELNHFVGGVVKGTAGLVNFARGLNPMDPYNLTHPAEYQQNLNMTLAGLVSTAAHPERIPGALIDSFKNDPSEGLGRLVPELLGTKGFGGARAGTRLALREGLEGAAGTGLRQADEWLTGGRRRPRQLLDDPAQTKWAEDAYADFMKSDRDVDSISGHTQGLARDNGSTGFTPEEIAAVKKHVFDTEHPIVDYETGGVVMRKFDADAEIADAWIRLRSGNGLPEDRLLLEHELAELTYLRENPGSTYQEAHRVANETHNWQESGPLDKREDIEGEW from the coding sequence ATGACGGACTGGGGCGGTCTGCTGGACAAGGGTCTGCAGAAGCTGGACGACGGCTGGGAGGAGACGAAGAAGGTCGTCGGGCAGGGCGTCGACAAGGCCACCGACGGGATCGGTGCGGGGCTGGAGTACGTCGGGGCGGACGACTGGGCGGACAAGGTCGAGGACTGGGGCGACGACGTCGCTTCGGGTCTGGGTGCTTCGGTCGGTGAGCAGCAGCTGGGCCAGAGTGAGCAGGCGGATGAGCTGGTGCACGGCAAGCCGGTGAAGATCCGGGAGTCGGCGAAGCACCTGAGTGATTTCCAGGGGGCGTTCGACCGGGTCGGTCAGGGGATGCGGGCGCTGGATTCGGGGCACTGGAAGGGGCAGGCCGCCGATGCGTTCCGCAAGAAGTTTGCGATGCATCCGGTGGACTGGCTGCATGCTTCGGATGCGTGTGAGGCGGCGGCGGGTGCGCTGACGCGGTACGCGGAGACGGTGGAGTGGGCGCAGAAGCAGGCGCAGCAGGCCATCGATTTGTACAAGGCGGCGGTCAGGGCGGCGAAGGAGGCCCATGAGGGGTATGCCGCGAAGGTCGAGACGTACAACGCGGCGGCGAAGGCGGGCCGGGATCCGGGGCCGGAGCCGCAGAAGCCGGTCGATGTGGGCAAGGCCGACGGGACGCGGGCCCACGAGATCCTGAACGAGGCCCGCAGGCAGCGTGACGAGGCCGCGGCGAACGTGGCCAAGGCGCTGGACGCGGCGCTGGAGCATGCTCCGAAAGAGCCGTCGGCGACGGACCGGGCCCTGGCCGGGATCGCCGACTACTACGGTGGTCAGGCCGTCGAGCTCAACCACTTCGTCGGCGGTGTGGTCAAGGGCACGGCCGGGCTGGTCAACTTCGCCCGCGGTCTGAACCCGATGGACCCGTACAACCTCACCCATCCCGCCGAGTACCAGCAGAACCTCAACATGACGCTGGCCGGCCTGGTCTCCACCGCCGCCCACCCCGAACGGATCCCGGGCGCGCTCATCGACAGCTTCAAGAACGACCCCTCCGAAGGCCTGGGCCGCCTCGTACCCGAACTCCTCGGCACCAAGGGCTTCGGCGGAGCCCGGGCGGGAACGAGACTCGCCCTGCGAGAAGGGCTGGAGGGAGCCGCCGGTACGGGCCTGCGGCAGGCCGACGAGTGGCTGACCGGTGGCAGGAGGAGGCCCCGGCAGCTCCTCGACGACCCGGCCCAGACCAAGTGGGCGGAGGACGCGTACGCGGACTTCATGAAGAGCGACCGGGACGTCGACTCGATCAGCGGTCACACGCAGGGGCTGGCCCGGGACAACGGCTCCACAGGATTCACCCCGGAGGAGATCGCCGCGGTGAAGAAGCACGTGTTCGACACGGAACATCCCATCGTGGACTACGAAACGGGAGGTGTCGTGATGCGGAAGTTCGACGCGGACGCGGAGATCGCGGACGCCTGGATCCGGTTGCGCTCCGGAAACGGGCTGCCGGAGGACCGGCTGCTCCTGGAGCACGAGCTGGCCGAGCTCACGTACCTGCGCGAGAACCCGGGGTCCACCTACCAGGAGGCGCACCGGGTGGCGAACGAGACGCACAACTGGCAGGAATCCGGACCGCTGGACAAGCGCGAAGACATCGAAGGGGAATGGTAA
- a CDS encoding DUF6243 family protein, giving the protein MTDSKNINNPVGQGGGQRKKLSRSERQNNGPHRNLDRQGAADRKAELVRKMREKAAAAEAAAQADDDTAQG; this is encoded by the coding sequence GTGACCGACAGCAAGAACATCAACAACCCCGTGGGCCAGGGCGGCGGCCAGCGCAAGAAGCTGTCCCGCTCCGAGCGCCAGAACAACGGGCCGCACCGCAACCTCGACCGCCAGGGCGCCGCCGACCGGAAGGCGGAGCTGGTGCGCAAGATGCGCGAGAAGGCAGCCGCAGCCGAGGCCGCCGCACAGGCGGACGACGACACGGCCCAGGGCTGA